A region from the Melioribacter roseus P3M-2 genome encodes:
- a CDS encoding GWxTD domain-containing protein, translating to MKRFVFLFICLAYAISAQVESSEDVNISKFEPVFYTDFVQYKTADDTTKIRLDVFFQVPYANIQFVKRGDAFYAEYNLSVVFYEAKTDKVIFERIWKERISTTDFDETISRKNFNMSYKSFPLEAGNYKIKCILEDTDSRKTHSYTYNVSVKKFNSDLAVSGILLVKDIMKNEKGDVIVPNVSRIVTNKDTTLRFYYEIYSSDAADAEITYLLEHLDSESKIEEKRTISVNDGANIVYDSLSTLNFILGTYKLTMTVTDVNRNISAKTQKIVLSKITGLPNSITDIDKAIEQMIYIASPADLAYIKEGKTYEERLTRFLAFWDKKKPNPKMTVNPIMNEYYRRVEYANKNFKAFGNEGWRTDMGMIYITFGPPSYVERHPFDPNSKPYEIWDYYELNRSFVFVDQTGFGDYRLLNPDYSRWPGYRY from the coding sequence ATGAAACGCTTCGTGTTTTTATTTATTTGTTTGGCGTATGCAATCTCGGCTCAGGTGGAATCTTCGGAAGACGTCAACATCAGCAAATTCGAGCCCGTTTTCTATACCGATTTCGTGCAATACAAAACAGCCGACGACACAACTAAAATCCGCCTCGACGTTTTTTTTCAGGTGCCTTATGCAAATATTCAATTCGTTAAAAGAGGCGACGCTTTTTACGCAGAATATAATTTATCCGTAGTTTTTTACGAAGCCAAAACCGACAAAGTAATCTTCGAACGAATCTGGAAAGAAAGAATTTCCACAACCGACTTTGACGAGACAATTTCAAGAAAAAACTTCAACATGTCATATAAGTCTTTTCCTCTGGAGGCGGGGAATTATAAAATCAAATGCATACTTGAAGATACCGACTCAAGAAAAACACATTCATACACCTACAACGTATCGGTAAAAAAATTCAATAGCGATCTGGCCGTAAGCGGAATATTGCTCGTTAAGGATATAATGAAGAATGAAAAGGGCGACGTCATTGTGCCGAATGTCTCCAGAATAGTAACCAACAAAGACACAACGCTTCGATTTTATTACGAAATCTATTCTTCCGATGCCGCCGACGCGGAAATAACCTATTTGCTCGAACACCTCGACAGCGAAAGCAAAATCGAAGAGAAAAGAACGATCAGCGTTAACGACGGAGCGAACATTGTTTACGATTCTTTAAGCACATTAAATTTTATTCTCGGCACCTACAAGTTAACAATGACAGTAACAGATGTAAACCGCAACATCAGCGCTAAGACCCAAAAGATCGTCTTGTCGAAGATTACGGGATTGCCGAATTCGATTACGGACATCGACAAGGCAATCGAACAGATGATCTATATTGCGTCGCCCGCCGACCTGGCGTATATCAAAGAGGGTAAGACTTACGAAGAACGACTGACGAGATTCCTCGCATTCTGGGACAAGAAGAAGCCGAATCCCAAAATGACGGTAAATCCCATTATGAATGAATACTACAGAAGAGTCGAATACGCCAACAAAAATTTCAAGGCATTCGGCAACGAAGGCTGGCGCACGGATATGGGCATGATTTACATTACTTTCGGGCCTCCCAGTTACGTCGAGCGTCATCCGTTCGACCCGAATTCCAAACCGTATGAAATTTGGGATTATTACGAACTGAACCGCTCGTTCGTATTCGTAGACCAAACCGGATTCGGCGATTACAGACTTCTAAATCCCGACTACAGCCGCTGGCCTGGTTATCGTTACTGA
- the rimO gene encoding 30S ribosomal protein S12 methylthiotransferase RimO, producing the protein MSKKEKISVITLGCSKNTVDSERLMNQLKINDFELTDNPDNADSVIINTCGFIEAAKEESINTILSAIELKKKGRLKKVVVSGCLSERYMDDLRKEIPEVDAYFGTEAYEEVVREFGGNLKYELLGERLLTTPKHFAYLKISEGCDNPCSFCAIPLMRGKHKTKPMEDLIAEAEKLSSQGVKELILIGQDTTDYGIDLYGKRNIAELINKLSEIKSIEWIRLMYAYPSHFPESLIETIASNPKVCKYIDIPLQHISDNVLKSMRRGITKRRTLELLNKLRESIPGLTLRTTFITGYPAETDADFEELVNFVKDFEFERFGVFTYSIEENTPSYLLGDPHSEEVKEKRKNLLMEIQRDISHRQNEKLIGKNLKVLIDAYENGVYIGRTERDAPEVDCEVFVETNGQLEIGNFYDAVIYDCNEYDLFAKLA; encoded by the coding sequence ATGTCAAAGAAAGAAAAAATATCCGTTATAACATTAGGATGTTCGAAAAATACAGTGGATTCTGAACGCCTCATGAACCAGCTCAAAATAAACGATTTTGAACTGACCGACAACCCTGATAATGCGGATTCAGTCATTATAAACACATGCGGTTTTATCGAAGCCGCAAAAGAAGAATCGATAAATACAATTTTATCCGCCATTGAACTTAAGAAAAAAGGCAGATTAAAAAAAGTGGTTGTTTCAGGATGCCTTTCCGAAAGATATATGGACGATTTGAGAAAAGAGATTCCGGAAGTCGACGCTTATTTCGGAACAGAAGCCTACGAAGAAGTTGTAAGGGAATTCGGCGGAAACCTGAAATACGAACTGCTCGGCGAACGACTGCTCACGACGCCCAAACATTTTGCATACCTTAAAATATCCGAAGGCTGCGACAATCCCTGCTCGTTTTGCGCCATTCCGTTGATGCGAGGCAAACACAAAACCAAACCGATGGAAGATTTGATTGCCGAAGCCGAAAAACTGAGCAGCCAAGGCGTCAAAGAATTGATTTTAATCGGGCAGGATACTACCGACTACGGCATCGACCTCTACGGCAAGAGAAATATAGCCGAACTGATAAACAAGCTTTCGGAAATAAAATCGATAGAGTGGATTCGACTTATGTATGCTTACCCGTCCCATTTTCCGGAGAGCTTAATCGAAACAATAGCTTCGAATCCGAAAGTCTGCAAATATATCGACATTCCTCTGCAGCATATCTCCGATAATGTGCTCAAATCGATGAGACGCGGAATTACAAAACGACGCACGTTGGAACTGCTGAACAAACTGCGAGAATCGATTCCGGGATTAACACTGAGGACAACTTTTATAACCGGGTATCCTGCCGAGACCGACGCCGATTTCGAAGAGTTGGTCAATTTTGTTAAAGATTTCGAATTCGAAAGGTTCGGCGTTTTCACATACTCGATAGAAGAAAACACACCCAGCTATCTGCTCGGCGACCCGCATTCCGAAGAAGTAAAAGAAAAAAGAAAGAACCTTCTGATGGAAATTCAAAGAGACATTTCCCACCGCCAAAACGAGAAACTGATCGGGAAGAATCTGAAGGTATTAATCGACGCCTACGAAAACGGCGTTTATATCGGAAGGACTGAAAGAGACGCGCCCGAAGTCGATTGCGAAGTTTTTGTAGAGACCAACGGGCAACTCGAGATAGGCAATTTTTATGATGCCGTAATTTATGATTGCAACGAGTATGATTTATTTGCTAAATTAGCTTAA